tcgggggcagcgcccccgatagcagggtccaaggggtggcaacccctggcggggtccaaggggcagagcccgaaTTTGAACCCTTTTTAGCAGTTATGAAACTGTCATTCGGCAGTTATAGATAGAACTGCCATTCGGCAGTTATAAACTCCGATTTTTTGGTTATTTAGTCTGGTACGTTTTTCAAATTCAGATACACAAAAACACATATTCTTTGTTCAATAAATTCTGAGTTTTATCCGTTTAGAGATTTCGATAGTACCATCGAAATATTTTGATCTGAAAGTGATTACACGACTATCAGAAATCCGAATTCGAAACTCTATTTTACAACAAGAATAATATGCAAGATGCTAGTGAAGATTTTACACTCGAGGGGTTCGATTTGAACCACAATAGATACTTAAAGAGGATGGTAGAAGTTTCTTTATATTTCAACGTGAATCGAAACTCACACCATTTTGGTTTTGGTTTGCTGGAATAACCAATTGATTGTGAGATATGCTGATCTTGTTAAGATTACTTTATGCTATGTTAAAAAAAGAGACTAAAGTTGCTTTAGAAGTAGGCTTAAAGATTCCAGAGAAGGAATCTGTGTCCTTTCGTGTCCTAATTACGTGATGCACATGAACGCTTTAAGTCTTGAAGAGTCTAAAACTGTACCTGTAACTGGATGATATAAACACCTAATCTAATGTCATTTGCTAACTGAAAGTATTGTAAAATAGTGTAAACACCCAACAAGACAGATAAATTAATACCAATTGAATGTTCTGCACTTTTAGCCAACCCAAATACAAATATGTACAAGTATCTGGTTTAACTATTTCTCCACCATGGTTGTAGCTCAATATGTTTTATCAAATGAACCATAGTACTAAAAGTTTAGCAAGATAAAGTCGCAAGACGGAGAAGAGTCGGTCGGGACTTTGAAACGACTAGTCGATTGAGTCGAGGCCGAGTCGGGCGTTgacttttaatatatattatacacataaatatattaaacataaatATCTCAAACGtcaatatttcaaacatatgtatagGGCACGAAGTCTTCTTAAATTTTAACTTTGACCAACTTGACTTTGACCGAATCAGACCCGACTCAAACACACTCATACCGTCTTTGAATGAGACAGACTCAGACCGACTTTTTGGCGTTGACCAACTAATTAAACGTTTTTGGACGAAACGGGACAGGCTAGTCACCAAACCGACTAGTCTGCCGAGACGGCCGCCGTCTACAACTCTGAAATTTAGAGCAGGTATTGTCTCATATACAGACCTATTAtcgaaagtaaataacataaatctaCACTTGGTAATTGCCTAATAGTAATTGGGCATTTTAATATTCCCTAAATCAAACTACAGCAAAATGTATGAATGTTTTAGTTCACTTTAAGCAAATATTTTTAAAAAACTCAAAAGTAGAATGTGTTTTGCTAAAGTACTGCTGAAAAATCAAAATACTACTCAACACAATAATAGCAGTACTTCAGCACAACAGAAAACTAAATCAACACATGAACAGGGAGAGATGCTAAATATCTAAGGTTTTTAACAATATATATCCACAAATTTCATGTTTTTTGAACTATCTCCACTTTTAACATAGCGTATGAGATGTTAATGTCACTGatattcataaatcataatcaAATACGTGTATTACGCAATCACTTTTCATGAGACGTGCTTAAGGAGATTGCGTTCATGACTCAGTTGTCTTCACTTTATAAAGCTTGTAATATAAGGACAAGGATAAAATATAAATGGCATTACATTTTTCTTTGGACAAGCTTGCTGGTATCTTAAAAAAGGTTATTGTTACAGGAACTGAAAGCTTAAAAATTTAGTTAAATAGAGCTAACAGAGCCACCTTCACTGCTTTCACcactgctgctgctactgctactACTGCCACCACTACTGCTGCTGCTTCGACTACTGCCGCTTGAGCTAGAAGATGCTTTTTTGCTTTCCTCGGCATTCAACTGTGCTTTAAGCGCTTCTGCAGCATTATAACCTCCCGTGTCCCCTTCATCATCACTCAAATCAACCTCTGCAATCTCATCATCAGTTTCATTATGTGGTATATTTATATCAATCCCAGTAAAACCTTGCCGTCCTGTAACTGCCTCTGTGTTATCAGCTGTCGTGCCAATATCAATGTCTTCATCGTCGTTGAGTATGTCCAGCTGTTCGTCCAAGTCATCATCGTTCTTATTATCTGGCGATGTATAGAATGAACTTGAAGGGACGAATGGATTATCAATAGCTTTCTCTTCTTTAGCTTTCCCATCTGCATATAACAAATCAACAATTTAAAATGTATTAACGTATactaaggtgttgtttgtttttttaaAGATATTTTTCTCTGAAGATCAGCAGACTGGACCATTGGACCATGTCTGTAGAGAAGATGTGACCTAAATGCTGAACAATGAATACTGTTTGttttttatgtctgcaaaataacttaatcaTGTCTACAGCACTAAGAAGCATGTTTCTAAGTCTGCAAGTTTACAAACAGAATaaaacattattttatcttatgtcttcggAAAAAAAAAAACAGTCAACGAGCGCACAAACAAAAGACATAATAAGATCTACAAactgaaaaacaaacaacacctaaaaGAGCATGGAACATACCAAAGCCTTTAAAGTTGCCAATCTCTATTCGTTCAACTTCAACCTGCTGAAATACACGAAATACGTGCAAGTCATGTATAAAAGTACATTACATGTTTATCAATATAATCATTCAAATAACAAAAGAGTAGTAATCTAACTTACAGATGGGGGAAGTAAGCTTTTATTTGAAGTCTGAAGTTTATTTCCCTTTCCGAGTGGGGGCGAACTAGAATCAGGTGGCGGGCCCGGTAAATTAGTTGCTGCAGCTACAGCTGCAGATTCGCCAGGTTGACGAACATGCCTTAATCGCTTAACTGATCTATGTAACCGTTCTAACCGAAAACTCGATCCATCAAAGAACAAAACAGCATCATTGTCCTTATAATCCTCACTACTACCTTCAAAACTTACTTTAGGTTTACCTGGTTGGTTGTTTTGAAATTCAACAGCTACTTTGTTATCACTAGTCTTATGCAGTTTCCCAGGTTGGTTCTTATCAATTGATGCTGGCTTAAATTCATCTgaattatataatacataattcATCTGAATTATCCATATTTTTAACAACTGATTGATCAATTACATAACATATATATTGAATAGATACATAGATATATACTTACAGCGAAGAGTGCAGAATCTAGAAGAAGGATTGTCTTGAAAAGAGGAACCTAGGGTTAGGTCAAACCACCGATCAACAGGTGGAGCTGTTAACGGTTCATCTCTTTTGTTGTTGATGTTATTTGCCATTAATCAACTGAAGTTAATTTCACAGGTTCTGATAAAACATGAACAATTAGAGCCCTAACAAATCAATTTGGGATCATGGATCCTTGATTTGATTTGAACTGCAGAATTTGATTTGATAATTGTTAATTACAATAAACGTCCTTCGGGTTTcataaacttgtaaaaaactatcatttagatttttttattatttactttCACTCTTGACTTAAGTTGACCACTATATTGTCTACTCGTATGATGTTGAACGGACAATTTGTCCGTGTTGACCGTGTTGTTGTGACTTTATGATGATTATGAACGACATAATTAAGTTGCTAATGCATATAAACCTGCTAATTGTTCCGTAAATACTCTTTGTCCAAAAGATTTTGTAAAGAAACTAATTAAACGAAAACAGAACATTATTCATATACATGTCCAAAATTTATTCAGCTATATTATGTATATGAAGATTTTCTTACAACCATCAACTTAGGGCTGTGATCATATAAAATCACATTTATCAGACTCTCACTAGCCAGTATACTTAAAAATCAAAATAAAGCAAACAGCTTGCGGTCTATATACAATTCATCAATgcgttaaaaaaattaaaataatgaAGTAATCTGGGTAAAACTCGATGAAAAATTAACTACTAGTCTCGCTTCTTAGCAATATTATGGTTTCAACTTCATATTATTTGGCTTTTTTACGTCTATTTTGTTTGCTTTATTATCATCAATTCAACACTACTTCTgatattgttttgatttctattcaatctaaaaatattatataaaatcatgttaattGGGCAATCTAATATTTCATTTGACCCTTATAAAAACTCCAAAAATTTTGCAAGTCTTGAACTAGTCTAAAATCACAAGAAACCTTAAATTTTGATGTTTAGCTCAAAATTCTGTTGAAACTTTGAGGATCAAAATGTAAAGGAATAGCTAGTGTGTGTTTGATTAGCTCTTAATCAAATGGTTCAACGCTGAATATTGAATCATTTAATATTCAACGCATTTGTTTATGACCATAGGTGACATATAACGCTAATGGTTCAACGCTCAGTAACCATTCACGAATACTTTTTTCATTAAGCACTTACTTTTTTTGTATATTCTCTTTAAATTATATTAAGAACATTTATTGAACAAATATATAGTATATAGTTTTTTTAATTAGTGCAAAAAGTTAATACGCTAATATGACACCATTCACATTgtttattcaaaatgattatcaaacgtaTTTTTTCATTTGAAACCAACTTCATCGGAACTTTTAAATCATTCAAATTATTAACAATTTAATCCTTAACCATTCAGTCTTACGACAATAGTTTCATTTCAAGATAAGTCatcaagttatattatttttattattatttagttcTTTTTGATTTAAAAGCAATTAGGAAGAAAAATAGACGTGAAAAGGTAATGATTATCGTGTTTGACTGCAATAAAGAATAACCGTGTtccaaaaaaaaaacttgaagTATTCACTTGGAGGGTTTTGAAAAAAAGATTATCGCTTCGTGTTGAGCTTGACAAAAGGGGCATTGACTTACATAATGTTTGGGGTCTCGTTTTTGATGACGACACCGAATCGGGTGATCATGCAGTAATTGGGTGCAAGCTCTCAATGGAAGTTTGGTCTAGGGTGTACAATTGGTGGGGTGTTGGAAGTGTTAGTTATCGTGATCTCAATGATATACTTTGTGGGTCTCTACCATTCACATTCTGCATCGCTTGGCACGCAAATTTGGCAAGCCATGGAGTGGGTGAGTGCCTACTTGCTTTGGAATACCCTTAACTTGAAGGTTTTCAAGAACAAAATGTCGTGTGCTTCGGTTATATTAAATGAGATTCAAGTCAAGTCATTCGATTGGATCTCGAGAAAAACTCAAAAAGAATAGTATAGATTGGCTTTCGTGGATATCAAATCTATCCTTGTATTGTAATATATGAACTCGTGTTGGGTTGCATTCTTGGCACCCATGTTGTAATTACTCATTTCGGGTCATGGGCTAGTATTCATATGTAGCTTCCCATGATAAGTTGTATGTTCGTGTTTATTTTTAATGAAATACCTAGCTTttcaaaaaactaaaataaaataaagggTGATATATTATAAGTTCACGTTTTTTAATATCTCAAATAGCAATATCTTAACGTTTATGTATAAACTGCCAAACACACATTCTAAATCATTGAAAGATTGTAATTTCATTTTAAAATTTTGTACTTGAAAAAAATACttaaaaagagaaagttcaaaggtCAAAATATGTGATTCAATACAAATTGTTTTACAAACAAAAATATCAATAACGCGAAATTACAGTTGTTGGCATGAATTTACTCTTGcaaatttaatcgaatacatttttaACTACTCTTGGTAATTCCACTCATCGAAAAGATTTGCTTTAAAAATAAAAGTATCGAAAAGATTTGCTAgaaaagagacttaaacaaaactatAATAAAGCCCAATTATAGAACAGTCAAGCCCAAAATAATGTATAAATCTAGCCCAAAAACATACGGAGTACTTCATATACATCCAAAAAAAAAGGGATCTAATTCCCGCCATCAAAATAGTCAAAAACTCCTAAAAATTGACCTCACAAGCCGTTACTCCACCGGCTCTTCACGGTAAACAATTTCAATAACCGGTCAACACTATAAATACACCCAACAAGaccaaaaaaaataatataaataataattaaaaattacaacTTCATTTCGTTCTTGTTTAAACATCAAAAACTTGTTCAGATTTCCCCAATTTCACTCAATCCATCGTTCGCCATCTCTAATTTCTCTTATTAAACCCTAATGACATTCTTAAAACCTACCGTCTCaaataaataaactaaaattaCTGTTTACGTTAATCCAACCACTTAAATCCTCggatttttaaataattttcacAATTCACAATGAGCGCAGTGAACATTACGAACGTGACGGTGTTGGACAATCCGGCGTCGTTTCTTACGCCTTTCCAGTTTGAAATATCGTACGAATGTGTTTCATCTCTTAAAGAAGGTAACTCGTTTCAATTTCATCATGTTCAATTATTAGCATACTTGTTTTTCAATTCGATTGCTGTTGTTTAGTTCGTTAGGGTTTGTGATGAATTCGTATTGTTCGAAGTTAATTTTTAGGTTTTTCTTTTATTGTTGTTAATTTTAGTAATTGATTTATGGAATTTATTAGAATGTGTTAgtatgagatgatgatgattatcatTTTTTTCATTCGATTAGCTGGTTTTAGTGAATTATTGGAGAAAATTAGGTTAAATTAGGGCAGTTCGAGGAAAATTAGGTTACCTAAGGTTATAATAACATTCAATGGACCTCAAGTTGTACTTGATCCTATGCTTAAAACCATGGTAACTCAATTCGTGCTGTAGTTATGATCCTATGAAATATTTTTTGATATtaataagtaacaatgaagaaattTTAGTATTTTGTTAGCTTCAGCTACCGAAATATGAATTTCACTTCAAGTTTGAACAATAGGATTAGAAGTTGTTACTGCAATCTCACATATGGTTTCATTCGGGCAACCTTCATAGTTCATAGCCACACAGTTTGAAGAGGGTTTTGGTTATTACAGATCCATACATCAGTAGTTGTATCTCATAGGTTATTAGCTATTGTGAGCAGTAGCTTGGACTTAATATGAGGTTGCAAGATGACATTAAATCTGCATTTTTTTTTCTAATATCTTACCAAATTTACATTTCAAATATCAATTTGTAATCAATTATGTTAAGGATGAAAATGGTTCCATTAGTTTATCGAAGTTGACTTGGCTTTTATTCAGATAATCAATATCTGCTAACAATGGCAGTATATGCGATTGAACACGAGTATAATCTATGTACGTTTTATTTAACCTTCTGCCCTGAAGTTTTTAACATACCATATATCCTATACATGTAGCATTAAGCAATGCATATCCAAAAATGATGCAAATTTTGTGTTGAGACGTTCAACAATTAATGATGTAACGTGACTGATTTGAAGTTGTTATATTTGCAGACCTGGAATGGAAACTCATCTATGTTGGATCTGCTGAAGATGAAACTTACGACCAACTTTTAGAAAGTGTACTCGTTGGTCCTGTTAACGTTGGCAACTACCGTTTTGTATTTCAGGTAAACCTTACAACCCATTCTATTAGAATAACTGTATACATAATATCCATTGTAAATATTGTTCATTGACTACTGAGACAATTATTTGACATTGTTAGGCCGACCCACCAGACCCGTCAAAGATTCGTGAAGAAGATATAATCGGAGTGACGGTGCTGTTGCTAACGTGTTCATATGTGGGACAGGAATTTGTGCGAGTAGGTTATTATGTGaacaatgattatgatgatgagaaGCTAAAAGAGGAACCTCCTCAAAAGGTGATTATCGACAAGGTCCAGCGAAACATATTAACAGACAAACCAAGGGTGACTAAGTTCCCGATTAACTTTCACCCTGAAAACAATGAAAACGGAGAACAGGAGGAAGCTGATCCTGTGCCTGAAGCTGAAACAAGTGAACAACCGCCACCTGGCAGTAATCCATTGGAGAACACAGAACCCTAGTTCTTGATGTCAACTATCTCTGTAGTATACTGCTTTGTTAGCATGGAACTATGTTTTAGTTTTGAGTTTGTTGCTAGTAAACCAGTGGGGGTGATCTTTGAGAAATGGGTTTGGTGGGTTTGGTTTATACGTTTTTGCGATTTAATATTACTAGGT
This window of the Rutidosis leptorrhynchoides isolate AG116_Rl617_1_P2 chromosome 7, CSIRO_AGI_Rlap_v1, whole genome shotgun sequence genome carries:
- the LOC139857782 gene encoding uncharacterized protein isoform X2, yielding MANNINNKRDEPLTAPPVDRWFDLTLGSSFQDNPSSRFCTLRYEFKPASIDKNQPGKLHKTSDNKVAVEFQNNQPGKPKVSFEGSSEDYKDNDAVLFFDGSSFRLERLHRSVKRLRHVRQPGESAAVAAATNLPGPPPDSSSPPLGKGNKLQTSNKSLLPPSVEVERIEIGNFKGFDGKAKEEKAIDNPFVPSSSFYTSPDNKNDDDLDEQLDILNDDEDIDIGTTADNTEAVTGRQGFTGIDINIPHNETDDEIAEVDLSDDEGDTGGYNAAEALKAQLNAEESKKASSSSSGSSRSSSSSGGSSSSSSSSGESSEGGSVSSI
- the LOC139857782 gene encoding uncharacterized protein isoform X1 — encoded protein: MANNINNKRDEPLTAPPVDRWFDLTLGSSFQDNPSSRFCTLRYEFKPASIDKNQPGKLHKTSDNKVAVEFQNNQPGKPKVSFEGSSEDYKDNDAVLFFDGSSFRLERLHRSVKRLRHVRQPGESAAVAAATNLPGPPPDSSSPPLGKGNKLQTSNKSLLPPSQVEVERIEIGNFKGFDGKAKEEKAIDNPFVPSSSFYTSPDNKNDDDLDEQLDILNDDEDIDIGTTADNTEAVTGRQGFTGIDINIPHNETDDEIAEVDLSDDEGDTGGYNAAEALKAQLNAEESKKASSSSSGSSRSSSSSGGSSSSSSSSGESSEGGSVSSI
- the LOC139858604 gene encoding histone chaperone ASF1B-like, which translates into the protein MSAVNITNVTVLDNPASFLTPFQFEISYECVSSLKEDLEWKLIYVGSAEDETYDQLLESVLVGPVNVGNYRFVFQADPPDPSKIREEDIIGVTVLLLTCSYVGQEFVRVGYYVNNDYDDEKLKEEPPQKVIIDKVQRNILTDKPRVTKFPINFHPENNENGEQEEADPVPEAETSEQPPPGSNPLENTEP